One Lentibacillus cibarius DNA window includes the following coding sequences:
- a CDS encoding aspartyl-phosphate phosphatase Spo0E family protein, translating to MLITDHKITTDYLLELINHKKETMIKVAETFGFNSDKTLECSQELDELIIKHQRMTKLERKSTT from the coding sequence ATGCTTATAACAGATCATAAAATAACAACAGACTACCTACTGGAATTGATTAATCATAAGAAAGAAACGATGATAAAGGTTGCTGAAACATTTGGTTTTAATAGTGATAAGACATTAGAATGCAGTCAAGAATTAGATGAGTTAATTATAAAACATCAGCGAATGACAAAATTAGAAAGAAAAAGCACAACATGA
- a CDS encoding response regulator yields the protein MRTILIADDSTFMRRFLKRKIQQHGHLDIVEATDGQKAIEAYKQIRPDIVFLDITMPNVNGLTALKEIIAFDLKAKVVMCSAMGTESNVIEALQLGAIDFIVKPNFESLVNVLDKLDSNTE from the coding sequence ATGAGAACGATATTAATAGCGGATGATTCAACGTTTATGAGAAGATTTTTAAAACGTAAGATTCAACAACATGGACATCTAGACATTGTTGAAGCAACCGATGGACAAAAAGCGATTGAGGCATATAAACAAATACGTCCAGATATTGTTTTCCTCGATATAACGATGCCAAATGTAAATGGCTTAACTGCATTGAAGGAAATTATAGCGTTTGATTTGAAAGCAAAAGTGGTTATGTGTTCAGCTATGGGTACAGAATCAAATGTTATTGAGGCACTGCAACTAGGGGCAATAGATTTTATTGTTAAGCCTAATTTTGAAAGTTTAGTTAACGTTTTAGATAAACTGGATTCCAACACAGAATAG
- a CDS encoding HNH endonuclease, producing the protein MGVRGVSTGDTCRLYKRCKICGEYKYMKSFPATGGKHNRPSKRKSYCRDCKDRRHERILGPRQEYSFDSSLLDATKEITIRGRNTSNYKYENIISYDKAKRLVEEGAAGIVHSTLIHHFFNRKTLWKFVLERDGFICHYCGFYGDTIDHKVPRAKGGASTPSNCVCACIKCNRNKDDIEYEEYIDIVELTEQN; encoded by the coding sequence ATGGGGGTAAGGGGAGTAAGTACGGGTGACACTTGTAGGCTCTATAAGAGATGTAAAATTTGTGGTGAATATAAATATATGAAAAGTTTTCCGGCTACAGGCGGGAAACACAACAGGCCAAGCAAAAGAAAATCATATTGTCGGGACTGCAAAGATCGTAGGCATGAAAGAATACTTGGTCCAAGACAGGAATATAGTTTTGATTCATCATTGCTAGATGCGACTAAAGAAATTACCATCCGTGGACGCAATACAAGTAATTATAAGTATGAAAATATAATAAGCTATGACAAAGCGAAGAGGTTAGTGGAAGAGGGAGCGGCAGGCATTGTACATAGTACGCTAATTCATCATTTCTTCAATAGGAAAACTTTATGGAAATTTGTATTAGAACGGGATGGTTTTATATGCCATTATTGCGGTTTCTACGGTGACACAATTGATCATAAAGTTCCTAGAGCAAAAGGCGGAGCAAGCACACCAAGCAACTGTGTTTGTGCTTGTATCAAGTGTAATCGAAATAAGGATGACATTGAATATGAGGAATATATAGATATCGTGGAATTAACTGAACAGAATTAA
- a CDS encoding HAD domain-containing protein produces MDRKTNMEDKILYMYLDFDGVLTTKFSVSSKLHPGLQFDDVCVDNLKAILIELKNLFAEITIVVISDWRYDLSRDQLKYILIEKYGLEQFIDRIEFTDKGNTRENEIKQHLAMIGEADAFVILDDMRYRDGLLIKHLVRTRAEDGIRAYEDVRACIMQILHK; encoded by the coding sequence ATGGATAGAAAAACGAATATGGAAGATAAGATTTTGTATATGTATTTGGATTTCGATGGTGTATTAACGACCAAGTTCTCCGTTTCATCAAAGCTACATCCCGGACTACAATTTGATGATGTTTGTGTAGACAATTTAAAAGCAATACTAATAGAGTTAAAGAATTTATTTGCGGAGATAACTATTGTGGTCATTAGTGACTGGCGTTATGATTTGTCACGCGACCAATTAAAGTACATTTTAATTGAAAAATATGGATTAGAACAATTTATTGACCGAATTGAATTCACTGATAAGGGAAATACCCGTGAAAACGAAATTAAGCAACATCTTGCTATGATTGGTGAAGCGGATGCATTCGTTATTCTGGACGATATGCGTTATCGTGATGGGTTACTGATTAAGCATCTTGTACGAACAAGAGCAGAAGACGGGATACGGGCATATGAGGATGTAAGAGCTTGTATCATGCAGATTTTACATAAGTAA